Proteins from one Sulfurovum sp. TSL1 genomic window:
- a CDS encoding DUF1456 family protein has product MQINTNEILYRIQKALNLTTEEMLETYKLEDFPMEASHLESLLKRRQEKGFQIATYEELGVFLDGLVALKRGPSPKKPNDDEGVELTNNLILKKLRIALELKEAETEIIFGLADVELSKQQLASLFRKEGHKNFRECSDELLMAFLEGLDEFYYTGELD; this is encoded by the coding sequence ATGCAGATCAATACAAATGAAATACTCTACCGTATACAAAAAGCATTGAATCTCACAACAGAAGAGATGCTGGAAACCTATAAGCTCGAAGACTTTCCTATGGAAGCATCCCATTTAGAGTCCCTTTTAAAACGCCGTCAAGAAAAAGGCTTTCAAATAGCCACCTATGAAGAGTTGGGTGTCTTTCTAGATGGACTTGTCGCGCTTAAACGTGGTCCCTCTCCTAAAAAACCCAACGATGATGAAGGGGTAGAACTGACCAACAACCTGATACTCAAAAAGCTGCGTATAGCACTGGAACTCAAAGAAGCAGAAACAGAGATCATCTTTGGTCTGGCAGATGTTGAACTCAGTAAACAGCAACTCGCTTCCCTTTTTCGTAAAGAGGGGCACAAAAACTTCAGAGAATGTTCGGATGAATTGCTGATGGCATTTTTAGAGGGTTTGGATGAGTTTTACTACACGGGAGAGTTGGACTAA
- a CDS encoding exodeoxyribonuclease III: MSERNTLTFISWNVNGIRAVEKKQALKWIDEENVDFLGLQEIKAEADQIPEGIFEREYKFQSINSSSNKGQSGVALYTDIKGEASCCSHVDILDEGRINEYHFGDIAYFNVYFPNGQRDDGRLTYKMEFYDRFLEHINTLRNEGKSIVVCGDVNTAHKEFDLARPKANEKTSGFLPMERAWIDKLLSHGYIDTFRHVKGDETDRYSWWSYRAGARGKNVGWRIDYFFVSDDLKERIVDAEILDHIMGSDHCPVKLVLKV, from the coding sequence ATGTCAGAGCGTAATACACTCACCTTTATATCATGGAACGTAAATGGTATCAGAGCCGTAGAAAAGAAGCAGGCACTCAAGTGGATCGATGAAGAAAATGTGGACTTTTTGGGCCTGCAGGAGATCAAAGCAGAGGCAGATCAGATCCCTGAGGGTATCTTTGAGAGAGAATACAAATTTCAAAGTATCAATTCGTCATCTAATAAAGGACAGTCAGGAGTAGCACTCTATACAGATATCAAGGGTGAAGCATCCTGCTGTTCCCATGTGGATATCCTCGATGAGGGACGCATCAATGAATACCACTTTGGAGATATCGCCTATTTTAATGTCTATTTCCCCAACGGACAACGTGACGATGGGCGTTTAACCTACAAAATGGAGTTCTACGACCGTTTCTTGGAGCATATCAATACCCTGAGAAATGAAGGCAAGTCTATTGTGGTATGCGGTGATGTCAATACCGCACATAAAGAGTTCGACCTCGCACGTCCCAAAGCCAATGAAAAAACATCCGGTTTCTTACCGATGGAACGGGCATGGATTGACAAACTCCTCAGCCATGGCTACATAGATACCTTCAGACATGTCAAAGGGGATGAAACAGACCGTTACAGCTGGTGGAGTTACCGAGCAGGAGCCAGGGGTAAAAACGTAGGATGGAGAATCGACTATTTCTTTGTTTCAGATGATCTCAAAGAGAGGATCGTCGATGCAGAGATCCTGGACCATATCATGGGAAGCGACCACTGCCCGGTGAAGTTGGTACTAAAAGTGTAG
- a CDS encoding leucyl aminopeptidase, translating to MNFELTQLPVAETQGDIEVIIVIDNNTDHTFVQDKKLLKKAGFEGGQDETCLLVSKDRLYVGADSTQSKDIRTAAANAISALNGKAYRSIKVATYLNGETCTNSLRAMVEGFILGAYTFDTYKTKKSKNKIKQISISLEEYNGYTVDIEKASTVIHKAQIVADATNFTRNIVNTTPDDCYPDVMAEIAETMANETGLKCKVLKPKELRKEKMETLLAVARASRHRPRVIHLAHKPKDAKYVVTLVGKGLTYDSGGLSLKPADFMVTMKSDKSGGSAVIGIMKAVAEMNLPVEVHGFVGAVENMIGGDAYKPDDVLVAKNGKTIEVRNTDAEGRLVLADTLCYAQQEVKADYLFDLATLTGACVVGVGNYTSGIMGNSDAVKSRVVDAAKRSGELATALDFNPYLKKTIKSEIADVCNISNTRYGGAITAGQFLSEFIDEEHKEKWAHIDIAGPAFVEHAWGENPHGASGAGVRMMVKFIEKLSEEEK from the coding sequence ATGAATTTCGAATTAACACAACTTCCCGTCGCAGAAACGCAAGGTGATATAGAGGTCATCATTGTCATCGACAACAATACAGATCATACGTTCGTCCAAGATAAAAAACTCTTAAAAAAAGCAGGGTTTGAAGGTGGACAGGATGAAACTTGTCTCCTTGTGAGTAAAGACAGACTCTATGTAGGTGCAGACTCGACACAGAGCAAAGATATCAGAACTGCAGCGGCCAATGCCATTAGTGCACTCAATGGCAAAGCGTACAGATCTATCAAAGTGGCGACCTATCTCAACGGAGAGACATGTACCAACTCTCTTCGTGCCATGGTGGAAGGTTTTATCTTGGGAGCATACACTTTTGATACGTATAAAACAAAAAAGAGTAAGAATAAGATCAAACAGATCTCTATCTCACTTGAAGAGTACAACGGATACACAGTGGATATAGAAAAAGCTTCTACTGTCATACATAAAGCACAGATCGTCGCTGATGCTACCAACTTCACACGTAACATCGTCAACACAACACCCGATGACTGTTATCCAGATGTCATGGCAGAGATCGCTGAGACCATGGCAAATGAAACAGGCCTGAAATGTAAAGTACTGAAACCCAAAGAATTGAGAAAAGAGAAGATGGAAACCCTTCTTGCCGTGGCACGTGCAAGCCGCCATAGACCAAGGGTCATACACCTTGCACACAAGCCCAAAGATGCAAAATATGTAGTGACCCTGGTAGGTAAGGGTCTTACGTATGACAGTGGTGGACTCAGCCTTAAACCTGCAGACTTCATGGTCACGATGAAGTCTGACAAGAGCGGCGGTTCTGCGGTCATCGGTATCATGAAAGCCGTCGCAGAGATGAACTTGCCTGTAGAGGTACACGGTTTTGTGGGTGCCGTAGAGAATATGATCGGTGGGGATGCCTATAAACCTGATGATGTACTTGTAGCAAAAAATGGAAAAACCATCGAAGTTCGGAATACGGATGCCGAAGGCCGTTTGGTCCTTGCAGATACACTCTGTTACGCACAGCAGGAGGTCAAAGCGGACTACCTTTTCGATCTTGCAACACTCACAGGTGCCTGTGTAGTGGGTGTAGGAAACTATACATCAGGTATCATGGGGAACTCTGATGCAGTCAAATCACGTGTCGTAGATGCAGCAAAACGTTCAGGGGAACTGGCCACTGCCCTGGACTTTAACCCTTACCTCAAAAAGACCATCAAGTCTGAGATAGCAGATGTATGCAACATTTCCAATACACGTTATGGAGGCGCGATCACAGCGGGACAATTCCTCTCTGAGTTCATCGATGAAGAGCACAAAGAAAAATGGGCGCACATAGATATAGCCGGTCCTGCATTTGTAGAACATGCATGGGGAGAGAATCCTCATGGTGCTTCCGGTGCCGGAGTGAGAATGATGGTCAAGTTCATAGAAAAACTCTCAGAAGAAGAGAAATAA
- a CDS encoding adenine phosphoribosyltransferase, whose translation MTLTSEEKEIILSSIRDIPDFPKPGIIFKDITTLLSNPQAFNTLMDHLTNRYKSYDLDFIAGIDARGFIFGSILADRLGVGFVPVRKKGKLPYTTVAEKYSLEYGFDEVEIHIDAFGEKENPKVLLIDDLIATGGTAKAAANLIDKVGANCVEACFIMELAFLNGRQGFEAPVYSVLEID comes from the coding sequence ATGACACTCACATCTGAAGAAAAAGAGATCATTCTAAGCAGCATCCGGGATATCCCGGACTTTCCAAAGCCAGGCATTATTTTTAAAGACATCACTACACTGCTCTCCAATCCCCAGGCATTCAATACACTTATGGACCATCTGACAAACCGTTATAAAAGTTATGACCTGGACTTCATTGCAGGTATCGATGCAAGAGGATTCATCTTTGGATCCATTTTGGCCGATAGACTGGGGGTTGGTTTTGTGCCCGTTCGAAAAAAAGGAAAACTGCCTTACACGACCGTGGCGGAGAAATACAGCCTGGAGTATGGATTTGATGAAGTTGAGATACACATAGATGCTTTTGGGGAAAAAGAAAATCCGAAGGTACTTCTCATAGATGATCTTATCGCCACAGGCGGGACAGCAAAAGCTGCTGCGAACCTCATAGATAAAGTGGGTGCAAATTGTGTGGAGGCATGTTTCATTATGGAGCTTGCTTTTCTCAATGGACGTCAAGGATTCGAGGCGCCTGTCTATTCTGTTTTAGAGATAGATTGA
- a CDS encoding metallophosphoesterase: MRVYMFFTIFLLLFFSIHYLFYSRVIKKFLVSEAVKKKLTLLLGLNFIFNILYVVGRYTDLINTSFYYLFSLSIGISFVLLLYLIVHEVLNLFHKTLRSVDISKRNFIKNSGDAALIALSTSYVSAGAYEGMKEPVVNIVEFDHFDFSIIQISDFHIGGLIDRDFVKASVSKINALKPDILFITGDLVDTALEEIKESIRELDNIRAKHGIYYIFGNHEFFHNPLEIIEFIKSTKITLLLNENIKIDALKLNVVGVTDLIGYRMNLLEPDIDKAFKGCNDTYKTILLAHQPKYIEELGNYKPDLILSGHTHGGQIWPFGHLVRLKQPYIKGLHRLPNGSTLYVNSGIGFWGPPMRLDSQAEIAYIV, from the coding sequence ATGAGAGTCTATATGTTTTTTACCATTTTTCTTCTGCTTTTCTTCTCTATACATTACCTCTTTTATTCAAGAGTGATCAAAAAGTTCCTGGTATCTGAAGCAGTGAAAAAGAAGTTGACCCTCCTGTTAGGCCTGAACTTTATTTTCAATATACTCTATGTAGTAGGCCGTTATACGGATCTTATCAACACGTCTTTTTATTATCTCTTCTCTCTCTCCATCGGTATCTCTTTTGTGCTTCTTTTATATCTTATTGTGCATGAAGTGCTTAACCTGTTTCATAAAACACTCAGAAGTGTCGACATTTCGAAAAGAAACTTCATTAAGAACAGTGGTGATGCTGCGTTGATCGCACTCTCGACCTCTTATGTCAGTGCCGGCGCCTATGAGGGGATGAAGGAGCCCGTCGTCAATATAGTGGAGTTTGATCATTTTGATTTTTCTATCATCCAGATCAGTGATTTTCATATCGGCGGCCTGATCGACAGAGATTTTGTCAAAGCCTCTGTCTCTAAGATCAATGCACTCAAACCGGACATACTCTTTATAACCGGCGATCTTGTTGATACTGCGCTGGAAGAGATAAAAGAGAGTATTAGAGAACTTGACAATATCCGTGCTAAACACGGGATCTACTATATTTTTGGTAATCATGAGTTTTTTCACAATCCCCTGGAGATCATTGAGTTTATCAAAAGCACAAAGATCACACTGTTGCTCAATGAGAATATAAAGATAGATGCATTAAAGCTCAATGTCGTAGGTGTAACAGACCTTATAGGCTATCGTATGAACCTGCTCGAACCGGATATAGATAAAGCCTTTAAAGGGTGCAATGACACCTATAAAACCATCCTTTTGGCCCACCAACCCAAATATATCGAAGAACTGGGAAACTACAAACCTGATCTCATACTCAGCGGACATACACACGGTGGACAGATCTGGCCTTTTGGGCATTTGGTAAGACTAAAGCAGCCTTATATCAAAGGACTGCACAGACTTCCAAACGGAAGTACTCTTTATGTCAATAGCGGTATCGGATTTTGGGGACCGCCTATGAGACTGGATTCACAGGCTGAGATCGCGTATATTGTCTGA
- a CDS encoding DUF302 domain-containing protein, with the protein MRKLLLIGLIGFALLGCDSKKGTFLETVASENDHAASVAKLEKLIIDQGLTHFSTMDHRANARNVNMNLKPETVVVFGNPKMGTVLMNCNPSMGLDLPLRILVTTNYEGETSFIYTNPEYWSLKHNIKDKNCLNILTKAKIALDNLAKEAGKK; encoded by the coding sequence ATGAGAAAGTTGCTATTAATAGGGTTGATCGGATTTGCTTTGCTGGGCTGTGATAGCAAAAAAGGTACTTTTCTTGAAACAGTGGCAAGTGAGAATGATCATGCTGCTTCTGTTGCCAAACTGGAAAAACTCATCATAGATCAGGGGCTTACCCATTTCAGTACCATGGATCATAGAGCCAATGCCAGAAATGTCAATATGAACTTGAAACCTGAAACGGTTGTGGTCTTCGGTAATCCGAAGATGGGAACAGTGCTGATGAACTGTAATCCTTCAATGGGGCTGGACCTGCCTCTTCGCATACTTGTTACCACGAACTATGAAGGTGAAACAAGCTTTATCTATACCAATCCTGAATACTGGTCACTCAAACACAATATTAAAGACAAGAACTGTTTAAATATATTGACGAAAGCAAAAATAGCCTTAGACAACCTTGCTAAGGAAGCAGGTAAAAAATAA
- a CDS encoding bifunctional 2-polyprenyl-6-hydroxyphenol methylase/3-demethylubiquinol 3-O-methyltransferase UbiG, with protein sequence MAQADKERWDEKWRSKPMPDGPIQLVSDYASLAPGQQALDIACGMGRHSRYLASKGFEVDALDISSVAIEQLQNIPHIHAKEVDFDTYTLPKERYDLIVCTYFLERRLFPQMIEALKPGGIILMETFLHHPDNERTTSNPDFLLNAGELEEVFNESCELLQLPEFWDEDYQGYKTMKTSMVAKKEKAAMR encoded by the coding sequence ATGGCACAGGCAGACAAAGAACGCTGGGATGAAAAATGGCGAAGCAAACCCATGCCGGATGGACCCATCCAACTCGTCAGCGACTATGCTTCACTGGCTCCAGGTCAGCAGGCACTCGACATCGCCTGCGGCATGGGGAGACACAGCAGATACCTCGCTTCCAAGGGATTCGAAGTCGATGCACTTGATATCTCTTCGGTTGCGATAGAGCAGCTTCAGAACATTCCGCATATCCATGCAAAAGAAGTGGATTTTGATACCTATACCCTTCCCAAAGAGAGGTATGACCTTATCGTCTGTACCTATTTTTTAGAGCGCAGACTCTTTCCCCAGATGATAGAGGCTCTAAAACCCGGTGGCATCATCCTGATGGAAACTTTCTTACATCATCCCGACAACGAGCGTACCACATCCAACCCGGATTTTCTTCTGAATGCAGGTGAACTTGAAGAGGTATTTAATGAGAGTTGTGAACTTTTACAACTACCTGAATTTTGGGATGAGGATTACCAGGGGTACAAAACGATGAAAACATCTATGGTCGCCAAAAAGGAAAAAGCAGCCATGAGATAA
- the trpB gene encoding tryptophan synthase subunit beta, whose protein sequence is MNLHKEIYIPKPSPHDPDEQGHFGSIENGQVGFGGRFVPETLMPALEQLRLDYEAVRFDKDFWAEVDYYYKNYVGRPSSLYFAENLSKELDAKIYLKREDLNHTGAHKINHTVAQAILAKRLGKKKVIAETGAGQHGVATATVAALFGLECEIFMGAKDAARQELNVFRMKLLGAKVHAVESGSKTLKDAMNDAIRHWVTNARDTYYIIGTVAGPHPYPMMVRDIQSIIGWEAKQQLNAVEGCLPDKVIACIGGGSNALGIFNHFLEDESVECIGIEAGGLGLDSKHGCCLAKGSPGVLHGQLSYLLQDEDGQVQEAHSISAGLDYPGIGPEHSFLKDEGIATYDYITDDEALDAFIWLSQAEGIIPAFESSHAIAYLKKMKPEEIKGKTILINLSGRGDKDMIQAKDILKDQFS, encoded by the coding sequence ATGAACTTACATAAAGAAATATATATCCCAAAACCAAGCCCGCATGATCCCGATGAGCAGGGTCATTTTGGCAGTATTGAAAATGGACAGGTAGGTTTTGGTGGACGTTTTGTGCCCGAAACATTGATGCCGGCACTTGAGCAACTTCGACTTGACTATGAAGCAGTACGTTTTGACAAAGACTTTTGGGCAGAAGTGGACTACTACTACAAAAACTACGTAGGCCGTCCCTCTTCACTCTACTTTGCTGAAAACCTCTCTAAAGAACTTGATGCAAAGATCTATCTTAAGCGTGAAGACCTTAACCATACAGGTGCACACAAGATCAACCATACGGTGGCCCAAGCGATACTTGCAAAGAGACTGGGTAAGAAAAAAGTCATCGCCGAGACCGGTGCAGGTCAGCATGGTGTGGCTACGGCTACGGTTGCAGCGCTCTTTGGTCTGGAGTGTGAAATATTCATGGGTGCCAAAGATGCTGCACGCCAGGAACTGAATGTCTTCCGTATGAAACTGCTTGGCGCCAAAGTACATGCCGTAGAGTCCGGAAGTAAAACGCTGAAAGATGCCATGAATGACGCCATCAGACACTGGGTAACCAATGCACGTGACACCTACTACATTATCGGTACGGTTGCAGGACCGCACCCTTACCCTATGATGGTACGTGATATCCAGTCTATCATCGGATGGGAAGCGAAACAACAGCTCAATGCAGTGGAAGGGTGTCTGCCAGACAAAGTGATCGCCTGTATCGGTGGAGGATCGAATGCCCTTGGTATCTTCAATCACTTCTTAGAAGATGAAAGCGTAGAGTGTATCGGTATAGAAGCCGGTGGACTTGGACTTGACTCCAAACATGGCTGTTGTCTTGCAAAGGGAAGTCCCGGTGTACTTCATGGACAACTAAGTTACCTACTTCAAGATGAAGATGGTCAGGTACAAGAAGCGCACTCCATTTCAGCAGGACTTGACTACCCGGGTATAGGCCCGGAACACTCATTTTTAAAAGATGAAGGTATCGCTACCTATGACTACATCACAGATGATGAAGCTCTCGATGCCTTTATCTGGCTTTCACAGGCTGAAGGTATCATCCCGGCATTTGAAAGTTCACATGCCATTGCCTACCTCAAAAAAATGAAACCTGAAGAGATCAAAGGTAAAACGATCCTGATCAATCTCTCAGGACGCGGTGATAAAGATATGATACAGGCAAAAGATATTCTAAAAGACCAATTTTCGTAA
- a CDS encoding DUF445 domain-containing protein has product MSKTLITDLISLLFIGMAFLVPPAYHEILLFAGLFALSGAITNQLAIHMLFEKVPLLYGSGVIEKNFTAFKASIREMMMKQFFSKEQLGDFFAKEEEKIDLTPLVEGADFSPAFDALTKTVMESKFGGAIGMFGGEAALEGLRDPFSRKLKRAVGTIVSSSAFKAQLDHHIQSSTLNEDMIASVEALITKRLDELTPKMVKELVQDLIKEHLGWLVVWGGVFGGLIGVVSSFLI; this is encoded by the coding sequence ATGTCAAAAACGCTGATAACTGACCTCATTTCTCTGCTTTTTATAGGAATGGCTTTCCTGGTACCACCTGCCTATCATGAGATATTGCTGTTTGCCGGGCTATTTGCACTCTCCGGAGCCATTACGAACCAACTGGCTATCCATATGTTGTTTGAAAAGGTACCACTGCTTTACGGCTCTGGTGTGATCGAAAAAAACTTTACTGCTTTTAAAGCATCCATACGTGAGATGATGATGAAACAGTTCTTTAGCAAAGAGCAGTTGGGAGATTTTTTTGCAAAAGAAGAAGAGAAGATAGATCTGACCCCTTTGGTCGAAGGTGCAGACTTTTCTCCTGCGTTTGATGCACTCACTAAAACGGTCATGGAGTCTAAATTCGGTGGCGCTATTGGGATGTTCGGCGGTGAAGCGGCATTGGAGGGTTTACGTGATCCTTTTTCACGTAAGCTCAAGCGTGCTGTAGGTACCATCGTCTCCTCATCTGCTTTTAAAGCACAGCTTGACCATCATATACAAAGCTCAACTTTGAATGAAGACATGATCGCTTCAGTGGAAGCATTGATCACAAAAAGGTTGGATGAACTGACACCGAAAATGGTGAAAGAACTGGTACAGGATCTGATCAAGGAACATTTAGGATGGCTTGTGGTGTGGGGAGGTGTTTTCGGTGGACTTATAGGAGTGGTATCTTCATTTTTGATCTAG
- the ychF gene encoding redox-regulated ATPase YchF — protein MGLGIGLVGLPNVGKSTTFNALTKAQNAESANYPFCTIEPNKAVVPVPDKRLDELAKIVNPERIQHSTIDFVDIAGLVAGASKGEGLGNKFLGNIRETEVILHIVRCFHDENIVHTEGSIDPIRDVEIIEQELLFADIDAVLKRIEMLKKKARGNDKDAKEQLEVAEALLAHIEEGHPVSTFADKESDGFLAMNKDLRLLTSKPIIYGANVDEDGLGEDNEYVQKLKAYAAERNSEVIKLCAKVEEDMVDFDDEEREEMLADLGVTESGLDQIIHKGFDTLGLMSYFTAGVKEVRAWTIRKGTTAPKAAAVIHNDFEKGFIRAEVIGYEDFIACGGEAGAKEAGKSRLEGKEYIVQDGDVMHFRFNV, from the coding sequence ATGGGATTAGGCATCGGACTTGTCGGACTACCAAATGTAGGGAAATCTACAACTTTTAACGCACTCACTAAAGCACAAAATGCAGAAAGTGCAAACTATCCGTTCTGTACCATTGAACCGAATAAAGCAGTGGTACCTGTTCCGGACAAAAGACTGGATGAACTTGCGAAGATCGTTAACCCAGAAAGAATACAACACTCCACAATTGATTTCGTTGACATTGCCGGTCTTGTAGCCGGTGCAAGCAAAGGGGAAGGTCTGGGAAATAAATTTCTTGGGAACATCCGTGAAACAGAAGTGATCCTGCACATCGTAAGATGTTTTCATGATGAGAATATCGTTCACACAGAAGGTTCCATCGATCCTATCAGAGATGTTGAGATCATTGAACAGGAACTTCTCTTTGCTGATATAGATGCGGTGCTCAAACGTATAGAGATGCTTAAAAAGAAAGCCAGAGGAAACGACAAGGATGCCAAAGAGCAGCTTGAAGTGGCTGAAGCACTGTTGGCACATATAGAAGAAGGACATCCGGTATCTACCTTTGCAGACAAAGAGAGTGATGGCTTTTTGGCGATGAACAAAGATCTGCGTCTTCTTACATCAAAACCGATCATCTACGGTGCAAATGTAGACGAAGATGGCCTGGGTGAAGACAATGAGTATGTACAAAAACTCAAAGCCTATGCCGCTGAAAGAAACTCAGAAGTGATCAAGCTGTGTGCCAAAGTAGAAGAAGACATGGTAGACTTTGATGATGAAGAGAGAGAGGAAATGCTTGCAGATCTGGGTGTGACAGAATCTGGTCTGGATCAGATCATACACAAAGGTTTTGACACACTTGGACTGATGAGCTACTTTACCGCAGGTGTGAAAGAAGTACGTGCATGGACCATACGCAAGGGGACTACAGCTCCTAAAGCAGCAGCTGTCATCCATAATGACTTTGAAAAAGGTTTCATCCGTGCAGAGGTCATAGGCTATGAAGATTTTATAGCGTGTGGTGGAGAAGCCGGTGCCAAAGAAGCCGGTAAAAGTAGACTGGAAGGTAAAGAGTACATCGTACAGGATGGCGATGTCATGCATTTTAGATTTAACGTGTAA
- a CDS encoding cation:proton antiporter, with protein MENALLVLIITISISTILNVFLKKFDIPTVIGYVITGFTISSIFHFAEDSKEQLSHLAEFGIVFLMFTIGLEFSVNHLKKMKKEVFVYGTLQMVLAGLLFTIISLSVFGLDIKSAIVIGSALALSSTAIVLKILNDNNQIHSAYGRTTLGILLFQDLAVIPILLMVSFFTSDTESVSILLLETTVSAIFVFLILFVIGKYFLEYFFRWVMSTGSEEIFLVAVLLVVMGASFLANIFGFTYSLGAFIGGMMIAETKYRYRVEADLIPFRDILLGVFFVTIGMMIDWQSLIHYGYIIFGLLIGIILIKSLLIFSILQFFVQKRTALKTSLALFQVGEFSLAVFALAHSYGLIPDELNQIMIITVVLSMILTPFVLKNISKVADIFHKEPVALRDRALVGGTYKDHIIVCGYGSIGQRLVKIFKERNLLYVILEHDVKVVDNVIARGEEAIYFANAAQKMVLSHFNVNQATAIIVTIENKIQRQLICENIVSFNPNINSIVNVNNSTEAEVMAALGIKNIINSRDTIADMLAQEALACHLKLTKE; from the coding sequence ATGGAAAATGCTTTACTGGTTTTAATCATTACGATTAGTATTTCAACCATACTCAATGTCTTTTTGAAAAAATTTGATATTCCAACAGTGATCGGCTATGTCATTACCGGTTTTACGATCTCATCTATTTTCCATTTTGCTGAAGACTCCAAGGAGCAGCTATCTCATTTGGCTGAGTTCGGTATCGTTTTTCTAATGTTTACCATAGGACTGGAGTTTTCAGTGAATCATCTTAAAAAGATGAAAAAAGAGGTGTTCGTTTACGGAACACTGCAAATGGTACTTGCAGGACTTCTCTTCACGATCATTAGTTTATCTGTGTTCGGACTGGATATAAAGAGTGCTATTGTCATAGGTTCTGCACTGGCCCTCTCTTCTACAGCGATCGTCTTAAAGATACTGAATGACAACAACCAGATCCATTCCGCTTATGGGCGTACTACACTGGGTATTTTACTTTTTCAGGATCTTGCCGTGATCCCTATACTTTTGATGGTCTCATTCTTTACATCCGATACAGAGTCGGTCTCTATTCTTCTTTTGGAAACAACAGTAAGTGCCATATTTGTTTTTTTGATCTTGTTCGTCATCGGAAAATATTTTCTTGAATACTTTTTTAGATGGGTCATGTCCACAGGCTCAGAAGAGATCTTTCTTGTAGCTGTACTGCTTGTAGTGATGGGAGCCTCATTTCTGGCAAATATATTCGGGTTTACCTATTCACTGGGTGCTTTTATCGGTGGGATGATGATCGCAGAGACAAAATACCGCTATCGAGTCGAAGCAGATCTGATACCCTTCAGGGACATACTTTTAGGTGTCTTCTTTGTGACGATAGGGATGATGATAGACTGGCAATCTCTTATCCATTACGGATATATCATCTTTGGGTTGCTCATAGGGATCATTCTGATCAAAAGTCTGCTGATCTTCAGTATTTTACAATTCTTTGTGCAAAAAAGAACTGCGCTAAAGACCTCACTGGCTCTCTTTCAGGTAGGTGAATTCTCTTTAGCTGTTTTTGCTCTTGCACACTCTTATGGCCTGATTCCTGATGAGTTGAATCAGATCATGATCATTACGGTCGTACTTTCAATGATACTGACCCCTTTTGTATTGAAAAACATTAGCAAGGTGGCAGATATATTTCATAAAGAGCCGGTCGCTTTACGTGATCGGGCACTTGTAGGCGGTACGTATAAAGATCATATCATTGTGTGCGGGTACGGATCGATAGGACAGCGACTGGTCAAAATCTTTAAGGAAAGAAATTTACTTTATGTCATCCTTGAACATGATGTCAAGGTCGTAGACAATGTGATAGCCAGAGGTGAAGAGGCGATCTATTTTGCCAATGCCGCACAGAAGATGGTCTTGTCGCATTTTAATGTGAATCAGGCTACCGCGATCATTGTGACCATAGAGAATAAGATACAGAGGCAATTGATCTGTGAAAATATTGTTTCTTTTAACCCCAATATCAATAGTATTGTGAATGTAAATAACAGTACGGAAGCGGAGGTGATGGCAGCACTAGGGATAAAAAATATTATCAACAGCAGAGATACTATTGCTGATATGCTGGCGCAAGAGGCATTGGCATGCCATCTTAAACTCACAAAAGAGTAA